GATTGCGGCTGTCCCGCATGCCCTCAACTTTGCCATAGTCGTGGCGTGATGTCAAGTGTTTTCATTCACATAGGGGTTCGATTGGGGCGGTCTGCCCGGGGAAGTGCGGCGGCGGACTGGCCGCGCCTGCGGCGCGAGGGGGGGTGTCGGAGGGTTGGGGAGGTTGTGTTTGAACCGCTTGGTCGCAGCCCTTCGGGCTGCTCCCGCGCGGCTCTGTTTGGGCGGGGCGGGTTTCGGTTCGTTTCGCAAAAATGCGGTTTTGGGTTTGGGTGGGGTTGCGGGGCAAGGGTTTGCGGGGCGGGAGGGGGCACGGGTGGGATGCAGCCATCGCGCAAGCGCGATGGGAAACCCGTTGGGGGGCGCAGGGGACACGGTTGGGATGCAGCCATCGCGCAAGCGCGATGGGAAACCCGTTGGGGGGCGGGAGGGGGCACGGGTGGGATGCAGCCATCGCGCAGGCGCGATGGGAAACCCGTTGGGGGGCGGGAGGGGGCACGGGTGGGATGCAGCCATCGCGCAAGCGCGATGGGAAACCCGTTGGGGGGCGGGAGGGGACACGGTTGGGATGCAGCCATCGCGCAGGCGCGATGGGAAACCCGTTGGGGGGCGGGAGGGGGCACGGGTGGGATGCAGCCATCGCGCAAGCGCGATGGGAAACCCGTTGGGGGGCGGGAGGGGGCACGGGTGGGATGCAGCCATCGCGCAAGCGCGATGGAAAACCCGTTGGGGGGCGCAGGAGACACGGTTGGGATGCAGCCATCGCGCAAGCGCGATGGGAAACCCGTTTGCGGGGCGCAGGGGACACGGGTGGGATGCAGCCATCGCGCAGGCGCGATGGGAAACCCGTTTGCGGGGCGGGAGGGGGCACAGTTGGGATGCAGCCGCCGCGCAAGCGCGATGGGAAACCCGTTGGGGGGCGGGAGGGGACACGGTTGGGATGCAGCCATCGCGCAAGCGCGATGGGAAACCCGTTGGGGAGGGGGGCGGACTGGTCGCGCCCTGCGCGCGCGAGGGGGGTTGTCGAAGGGTTGGGGCGGTGGTGTTATTAACCGCTTGGTCGCAGCCCTTCGGGCTGCTCCCGCGCGGCTCCGTTGGGGCGGCGGGGTCAGCGGGGGGCGGCGAGGGCGCGGGCGGCGGCGCGGCCGGTGCGGATGCAGTCTGGGACGCCGATGCCGTCGTAGGCGTTGCCGGCGAGCTGGAGACCGGGGTAGCGCGCGGCCATTTCGCGGATGGCGGCGATGCGGCGGGCGTGGCCGACTTCATACTGGGCCATGGCGCGGCGCCATCGGCGGAGGCGGATGAAGCGGGGCTCGGCGTCCCAACCGAGGAGCTGCTTGAGTTCGGCGCGGACGGCGCGGATCAGATCCCGGTCGCTGTGTTCGAGCACGGATTCGCCGCCCGAGCCGCCGAGGAAGCAGCGCAGGACGACGTGCGTGTCCGGCACGCGATAGGGGAACTTGGCGCCGACGAAGGTGCAGGCGACGAGGGTGCGCCGCTCGCGGGCGGGGACGAGGAAGCCGAAGCCGGGCGGGATGGGGCCGCAGTCTTCGCGGCGGTAGCCGAGGGCGAGGGTGATGGACGAGGTATAGGGGATGGCTTCGAGTTCCGAGGCGAGGCGCTGATCGACGGCGCGCAGGAGAGCGCCCGCCTGCCATGCCTGGCAGGCGAGGATCAGGTTGTCCGCCTCGATGGTATCGCCGCCGAGGCGGACGAGCCATTGCGAGCCCGGGCGTTCGACGCGCTCCGCACGCGCCTGCACGATGCGGCAGTGCGGGCGGATGCGGCGTTCGAGCTCGGCGGTGAGCTGGGCGAGGCCGTTTCTGAGGGTGCGGAAGAGGGGGCCGGATTCAGCGCCGCGGGCGCGGGCGGCGCGGCGGGCGGCGAGGACGCCGCGGGTGAGGCTGCCGTAGCGGCGCTCGAGTTCGACGAAGCGGGCGAGGACGCTGTCGACGCTGAGGCGGTCGGCGCTGCCGCCGTAGACGCCGGCGAGGAGGGGTTCGGCGAGATAGTCGACGGCCTCGCGGCCGTAGTGGTCTTCGATGAAGGCGGCGACGCTGCGGTCGGGCTGCGGGGGGCCGGGGCGGCGGAAGATCTCGAGGCCCATGCGGAGCTTCGTGCCCCAGCCGAGCACGGGGGTGGCGGCCATGGGCAGGACTTTGGTGGGCACCATCATGAGCAGGCCGTCGGGCATGGGGACGAGGCGGCCGTTGCGGACGAGGTAAGTCACGCGCTGCTGGTCGAGAGAGCCGATCAGGTCGGCGCCGAGGCCGAGTTCGCGGGCGAGCTCCTCGCCGGCGGGCTTGGCGGAGAGGAAGCTGTCCGGGCCGCCCTCGATGACGCAGCCGTCGACGACCTCTGTCTGGATGACGCCGCCAAGGGAGGGCTGCTCTTCAATGAGGACGGTTTCGCGGCCGGCGAGGGAGAGTTCCCAGGCGGCGGCAAGGCCGGTGATGCCGCCGCCGATGATCGCGGTGCGCACGTTAAGGCCGGTACTCCCGGACGATCTGGACGACAGCCTTGACGTTTTCGACGGGGGTTTCGGGCAGGATGCCGTGGCCGAGGTTGAAGATGTGGCCGGGGCGGCTGCCGGCGCGTTTAAGGATCTCGATGACTTTGGTCTTGAGTTCCGGCAGCGGGGCGAACAGGGCGGCGGGGTCGAGGTTGCCCTGGATGGCGGCGCGGTAGTTGATGTCCATCCATGCCTGGTCGATGTTGAGGCGCCAATCGACGCCCATGACGTCGCCGCCGGCGGCGTGGAGTTCCCTGAAGTAGCCGGCGCAGCCGGTGCCGAAGTGGATGACGGGGACGCCGGTGGAGCGGATGCGCTCGATGAGGGCGCGCGAGTAGGGCTGGACGTAGCGGACGTAGTCGTCGGTGCCGAGGGCGCCGACCCAGGAATCGAAGACCTGGATGGCGCGGGCGCCGGCGGCGACCTGGAGGATGGCGAACGGGGCCAGCACGTCGACGAGCTTGCCCATGAGGCGGCGCCAGAGGGTCTCGTCGCGGTACATGAGGGTCTTGGTGAGGAGGAAGTGGCGGGAGGAGCCACCCTCGATCATGTAGCTGGCGAGGGTGAAGGGGGCGCCGACGAAGCCGATGACGGGGACCTTGCCGGCGAGGGCGGTGTTGACGATCTTGATGGCTTCGCCGACATAGCCGAGGTCGTCGGTGTTGGTGGTGGAGAGGGTGTCGACGTCGTGGGAGGTGCGGACGGGGTTTTCGATGACGGGCCCTTCGCCGGCGACGAACTTGAGGTGGAGTCCCATGGGTTCGACGGGCAGGAGGAGGTCGGCGAAGATGATGGCGGCGTCGACGTCGAGGATCTCGACAGGTTGAAGGGTGACCTGGGCGGCGAGATCCGGGCGCTTGCACATTTCGAGGATGGAATGGCGGGCGCGGATGGCGCGGTATTCCTTCAGATACCTGCCGGCCTGGCGCATGAACCAGACGGGGCGGCAGTCGGTGGGACGGCGCCTGCAGGCGTCAAGGAAGCGGCTGCTCATGGGAGGTACGCGCATGCATTCTCCGATCTATCTTCACAAAGGAAGACCTGGAATTCTTTCGGCTTGTGGCGGGCGGCCCACTGGCGCCCGAGAACGAAGAAGGGTTTGGTCCATGCCTCGCTGTCGATGGTTTCCGGAGCGAGGACGGAGGCCAGAAGCATTCCCTGCACCGGGTAGCCGGTGCGGGGATCCATGATGTGAGTGTACGTCCTGCCGCCGGCGACGAAGAAGCGTTCGCTGGAGCCGGAGGTGGACATGGACATGTCTTTGAGGTAGAACTCGGCGAGGTTGCGGTTGCGCTGGCGGGGGTCGGGGAGGGTGACGCGCCAGCCGCGGGGCTCGGAGGGGGGAGCGCCAAGGCCGTAGATGCTGGAGCGGCCGGAGGAGATGAGGGCGCTGCGGATGCCGCGGGCGCGGAGGATGGCGGCCATGCGGTCGACGGCGTAGCCCTTGCCGATGCCGCCGGGGTCCATTTCGACGGGGGCGGTGAAGCGGACGGTGCGGGCGCGGGGGTCGAGCTGGATTTTCTGCCAGCCGATGCGGGCGAGGGCGGTGCGGATTTCGGCGCGGTGGGGGACGCGGCCGTCGCCTCTGTAAAAGCCCCAGAGTTTCATGAGGGGGCCGACGGTGATGTCGAAGGCCCCCTCGCTCTGGCGGCTGTATTCGAGGCAGCGGGCGAGGAGGCCGAAGAGCTCCTGGGAGACTTCGACGGGGCGGCGTGCGGCTTCGCGGTTGACGAGGCTCCACTCGGAGTCGGGGCGGTAGTTGGAAAGGAGCTGGTCGAGGCGGCGGGCTTCTTCGTAGGTCTCTTCGATGGCGGAGTCGACGGCGAAGCGGTCTTCGCCATAGGCGACGACGGTGTAGGTGGTGCCCATGGCGTCGAAGGAGCGCTCGACGCGGACGAGCGCCTGGGGCGGGGGAACGGCGGCGGGCGCGGCAAGGGAAACCACGAGCAGGCAGGGCAGCAGCAAGGCCCTGAACGACCGGGCAAGTCTATGGACTGACGAGAGATCCACAGAGAGTCAGGCGGCGGCCCGCTGGAGGGCGCGCCTGATTTTAGCCTACAACCCGCGGGCGCGCCGGATCAATGAAAGTTCGTATTTTCTTTGGGGTGGAGGGGTCAATCGCGGGGTCTGCCGCGGCGGAGGCGGCGGCGGAGGCGGCTGAGGGGCTCGCCGGAGGGCAGTTGCGCGGCGGGGCGGAAGCGGAGATCGGGCATGCGGAACAAGTCGATTCTCTGCATGAGGTTGCGGCGGAGGAAGTGGCGGGCGGCGGAGAGGCCGGCGAGGGCGGCGGACTGTTCGGATTCGCTGCCGGAGAGGAGGACGAGGACGTCGGCGTGGCGCATGTCGGGGCTGACGACGACGTCGACGACATCGACGCCCTGGACGCGGGGGTCGGCGAGCTCGAAGCGGATGAGCTCGCTGAGTTCCTCGCGCATGGATTCGGCGACGCGGCGGCTGCGGAGTTCGTCCATGGTTCAGTCCAACCAATCGACGGTGGCGGAGACGAGGGCGGGTCCGAGGAAGAGGGCGGCGGCTTCTTCGGCAGCCTCGAGGACCTTGGCGGCGTTTTCGCGGGAGGCGGAGATGGTGACGGCGGCGACGACGGAGCGGTTGAGGAGGTTCTGGTCGTCGATTTCTGCGACGGCGAGGTTGAAGCCGTTGCGGAGGCGGTCCTTGAGGCCGCGGACCCAGTGGCGCTTGTCCTTGAGGGAGCGGGCGCCGGCGAGTTCGAGTTCGAGCGTGAGCACGCCGATGGCGGGCACGGGGGGCTCCGGGGATCAGACGCCGAGGTCGGGCGCGACTTTTTCCTTGACGAAGGCTTCGATCACGTCGCCGGGCTTGATGTCCTGGAAGTTGGCGAGGGCCATGCCGCAATCCTGGCCCTGGCGGACTTCGCTGGCGTCGTTCTTGAAGCGCTTGAGGGACTCGATGCGGCCGGTGTAGACGACGACGTTGTCGCGGAGGAGGCGGACCTCGGCGTCGCGGGGGATGACGCCTTCGGTGACGACGCAGCCTGCGACGGTGCCGACTTTGGCGATGCGGAAGATTTCCTTGACTTCGGCGCGTCCGCGGAAGACCTCGCGGTAGACGGGCTCGAGCATGCCGAGCATCGCCTTTTTGATCTCGTCGGTGAGCTCGTAGATGATGGTGTGGAGGCGGATGTCGACCTTTTCCTGCTCGGCGCGTTCCTGGGCCTTGCGGTCGGGGCGGACGTTGAAGCCGATGATGATGGCGTTGGAGGCGTCGGCGAGGTCGACGTCGGACTCGTTGATGGCGCCGACGCCGGCGCTGATGACGCGGATCTGGACCTTTTCGGTGGAGAGCTTCTGAAGGGTTTCGGCGAGGACTTCGGCGGTGCCGCCGACGTCGGCCTTGAGGATGATGTTGAGCTCCTTGGTTTCGCCCTCGCGGAGCTGGGAGTGGAGCTGTTCGAGGGAGACGCGGGTCTTGGCCTGGGCGGCTTCGCGGGCCCTGGTTTCGCGGAATTCGGCGATCTGGCGGGCCTTGGCGAGATCGGTGACGACCTGGAGGGTGTCGCCGACTTCGGGGAGCGACTCGAGGCCGATGATCTCGACGGGCATGGAGGGGCCGGCTTCCTTGACCTGCTGGCCGAGGTCGTTGTAGAGGGCGCGGATCTTGCCGAAGACGGAGCCGCAGAGGAAGTGGTCGCCGACGCGGAGGGTGCCGTTGCGGACGAGCACGGTGGCGACGGGACCGCGGCCGCGGTCGAGCTTGGCTTCGAGGACGGTGGCGACGGCGGGGCGGTTGGGGTTGGCCTTGAGCTCCTGCATGTCGGCGACGAGCAGGATCATTTCGAGCAGGAGCTCGATGTTGATGCGCTGCTTGGCGCTGACGGGGACGAAGGGGGTGTCGCCGCCCCACTCTTCGGGCATGAGGCCGAGTTCGGTGAGCTGCTGCTTGACGCGCTCGGGCTGCGCTTCGGGCTTGTCGATCTTGTTGACGGCGACAATGATGGGGACGCCGGCGGCGCGGGCGTGGTCGATGGCCTCTTTCGTCTGGGGCATGACGCCGTCGTCGGCGGCGACGACGAGGACGACGATGTCGGTGACCCTGGCGCCGCGGGCGCGCATGCGGGTGAAGGCCTCGTGCCCGGGGGTGTCGATGAAGACGACCTTGCGGCCGTTGAGTTCGACGGAGTAAGCGCCGATGTGCTGGGTGATGCCGCCGGCTTCGCGGTCGGCGACGTTGGTTTCGCGGATGGCGTCGAGCAGCGAGGTCTTG
This DNA window, taken from Bryobacteraceae bacterium, encodes the following:
- the apbE gene encoding FAD:protein FMN transferase, whose translation is MLLPCLLVVSLAAPAAVPPPQALVRVERSFDAMGTTYTVVAYGEDRFAVDSAIEETYEEARRLDQLLSNYRPDSEWSLVNREAARRPVEVSQELFGLLARCLEYSRQSEGAFDITVGPLMKLWGFYRGDGRVPHRAEIRTALARIGWQKIQLDPRARTVRFTAPVEMDPGGIGKGYAVDRMAAILRARGIRSALISSGRSSIYGLGAPPSEPRGWRVTLPDPRQRNRNLAEFYLKDMSMSTSGSSERFFVAGGRTYTHIMDPRTGYPVQGMLLASVLAPETIDSEAWTKPFFVLGRQWAARHKPKEFQVFLCEDRSENACAYLP
- a CDS encoding hypothetical protein (possible pseudo, internal stop codon, frameshifted), with amino-acid sequence MSSVFIHIGVRLGRSARGSAAADWPRLRREGGCRRVGEVVFEPLGRSPSGCSRAALFGRGGFRFVSQKCGFGFGWGCGARVCGAGGGTGGMQPSRKRDGKPVGGRRGHGWDAAIAQARWETRWGAGGGTGGMQPSRRRDGKPVGGREGARVGCSHRASAMGNPLGGGRGHGWDAAIAQARWETRWGAGGGTGGMQPSRKRDGKPVGGREGARVGCSHRASAMENPLGGAGDTVGMQPSRKRDGKPVCGAQGTRVGCSHRAGAMGNPFAGREGAQLGCSRRASAMGNPLGGGRGHGWDAAIAQARWETRWGGGRTGRALRARGGLSKGWGGGVINRLVAALRAAPARLRWGGGVSGGRRGRGRRRGRCGCSLGRRCRRRRCRRAGDRGSARPFRGWRRCGGRGRLHTGPWRGAIGGGG
- the hemY gene encoding protoporphyrinogen oxidase, with translation MRTAIIGGGITGLAAAWELSLAGRETVLIEEQPSLGGVIQTEVVDGCVIEGGPDSFLSAKPAGEELARELGLGADLIGSLDQQRVTYLVRNGRLVPMPDGLLMMVPTKVLPMAATPVLGWGTKLRMGLEIFRRPGPPQPDRSVAAFIEDHYGREAVDYLAEPLLAGVYGGSADRLSVDSVLARFVELERRYGSLTRGVLAARRAARARGAESGPLFRTLRNGLAQLTAELERRIRPHCRIVQARAERVERPGSQWLVRLGGDTIEADNLILACQAWQAGALLRAVDQRLASELEAIPYTSSITLALGYRREDCGPIPPGFGFLVPARERRTLVACTFVGAKFPYRVPDTHVVLRCFLGGSGGESVLEHSDRDLIRAVRAELKQLLGWDAEPRFIRLRRWRRAMAQYEVGHARRIAAIREMAARYPGLQLAGNAYDGIGVPDCIRTGRAAARALAAPR
- the hemE gene encoding uroporphyrinogen decarboxylase yields the protein MRVPPMSSRFLDACRRRPTDCRPVWFMRQAGRYLKEYRAIRARHSILEMCKRPDLAAQVTLQPVEILDVDAAIIFADLLLPVEPMGLHLKFVAGEGPVIENPVRTSHDVDTLSTTNTDDLGYVGEAIKIVNTALAGKVPVIGFVGAPFTLASYMIEGGSSRHFLLTKTLMYRDETLWRRLMGKLVDVLAPFAILQVAAGARAIQVFDSWVGALGTDDYVRYVQPYSRALIERIRSTGVPVIHFGTGCAGYFRELHAAGGDVMGVDWRLNIDQAWMDINYRAAIQGNLDPAALFAPLPELKTKVIEILKRAGSRPGHIFNLGHGILPETPVENVKAVVQIVREYRP